A region from the Medicago truncatula cultivar Jemalong A17 chromosome 6, MtrunA17r5.0-ANR, whole genome shotgun sequence genome encodes:
- the LOC120580926 gene encoding uncharacterized protein: MDALMVEREVDKCLKCKSETSLCHFKGLKMYKLLYNMMVRDEEVEVAESFTSVVLVLFQRELLSVIDTFGNKNRVKPVRVGSMLDSVLKEPTTREERASQFKSPNTDSLLLSLDSGRRLSPPLENDVIVVVPSTSTLVTGLPGLDSTLPHCALHQPITTYHTSLTSDKLPVLEPVHAANVCSSEAQRSVDILQKFWGIILMESMILALSVWQQPRTKRKKSRKIDKFHRRAQVVSTYKLVLKRV, translated from the exons ATGGATGCCCTTATGGTTGAGCGTGAAGTTGATAAATGTTTGAAATGCAAAAGTGAGACGAGCCTATGCCATTTTAAAGGATTAA agatgTACAAGTTATTATACAACATGATGGTTCGTGATGAAGAAGTAGAAGTCGCTGAAAGTTTCACGTCAGTAGTGTTAGTGTTATTTCAGAG GGAGCTTCTATCAGTTATTGACACCTTTGGGAACAAAAACAGGGTTAAACCTGTGAGGGTTGGATCTATGTTAGACTCTGTCTTAAAGGAACCTACTACAAGGGAAGAAAGGGCCTCTCAGTTCAAGTCACCAAACACAGACTCACTCTTGTTGTCCTTGGATTCGGGGAGGCGTTTATCTCCACCCTTGGAGAATGATGTAATTGTTGTTGTTCCCTCAACTTCTACTCTTGTTACTGGTTTGCCTGGTTTGGATAGCACACTCCCGCATTGTGCTCTGCATCAACCTATCACAACTTACCACACCTCTCTAACATCAGACAAACTTCCGGTTTTGGAACCAGTGCATGCTGCAAATGTTTGTTCTTCTGAAGCTCAGAGAAGTGTGGACATTTTACAAAAGTTTTGGGGGATTATACTAATGGAGAGCATGATTCTAGCCTTGTCTGTCTGGCAACAACCaagaacaaaaaggaaaaaaagcaGAAAAATAGACAAGTTTCACCGAAGAGCACAAGTAGTAAGCACATATAAACTCGTTCTAAAAAGGGTGTAG
- the LOC11422817 gene encoding TMV resistance protein N codes for MALQPPSSSTSFSYGFTYDVFLSFRGSDTRFGFTGNLYKALRDCGIHTFIDDRELQGGDEISPSLVKAIEESRIFIPVFSINYASSSFCLDELVHIIDCFNTKGCLVLPVFYGVDPSHIRHQTECFGEAIAKQEVKFQNQKDDMDRLLKWKCALNKAANFSGHHFNLGNEYEYEIITKIVKEVSNKINRTPLHVADYPVGIESRLLQIKSLLDVGSNDAVCLVGIYGMGGSGKTTLAQAIYNFIADQFECLCFLHNVREISAKHGLEDLQEKLLSKTVGLSVKFGHVSEGIPIIKERLRLKKVLLILDDVDELKQLKVLAGDPNWLGHGSRVVVTTRDKHLLACHGIERTYELDGLNKEEALELLKWKAFKNNKVDSSYEHILNRAVTYASGLPLALEVVGSSLFGKHKDEWKSTLDRYERIPHKEVLKILKVSFDSLEKDEQSVFLDIACCFRGYILAEVEDILYAHYGECMKYHIRVLIEKCLIKIYRQCGCTYVTLHDLIEEMGKEIVRQESPKEPGKRSRLWFHKDIVQVLEENLGTSKIEIIYMESPLSKEEEVVEWKGDELKKMENLKTFIIKRGRFSKGLEHLPNNLRVLEWRSYPSQDSPSIFWQKKLSICKLRESCFTSFELHDSIKKFVNMRELILDHCQCLIRIHNVSGLPNLETFSFQCCKNLITVHNSVGLLNKLKILNAKRCSKLTSFPPMKLTSLHELELSYCTSLKSFPEILGEIKNVTRILLRGTFIEELPYSFRNLSGLHRLLIWGSRNVRLPFGILMMPNLARIEAYGCLLFQKDNDKLCSTTMSSCVQFLRCKLSVEFLPIVLSQITNVKDLVLSGSNFTILPECLKECNFLQSLELDNCKSLQEIRGIPPNLKHVSALRCESLTYLCRWKLLNQELHEAGSTDFRWAGTERIPEWFEHQSKGPSITFWFREKFPSMAIFFATKSINNKLPDSHFLSLRVNGVAWALDHRWNRTNKYHPTLIEVKPDHTYLLDMQLQDKELNYNLDEALSKDEWIRVEVRCDGSMMKSLLTNCGIHVFKQKSSMNDIRFTDPYKLNSEVVQASWI; via the exons atgGCTTTGCAACCAccttcttcttctacttctttctccTATGGCTTCACATACGATGTCTTTCTCAGCTTCAGAGGCAGTGACACTCGTTTCGGTTTCACTGGAAATCTCTACAAAGCTCTTCGTGACTGTGGAATCCACACTTTTATTGATGATAGGGAGCTTCAAGGAGGTGACGAAATATCACCGTCACTCGTAAAAGCCATTGAAGAATCTAGGATTTTCATCCCTGTGTTTTCCATCAACTATGCCTCTTCTTCGTTTTGCTTGGACGAACTTGTCCACATCATTGACTGCTTCAACACAAAGGGATGTTTGGTTTTGCCTGTTTTCTATGGTGTGGATCCTTCTCACATTCGACATCAAACCGAATGTTTTGGTGAAGCAATAGCTAAGCAAGAAGTGAAGTTCCAAAATCAAAAGGATGACATGGATAGGTTGCTAAAATGGAAATGTGCTCTTAACAAAGCAGCTAACTTTTCTGGCCACCATTTCAATCTTGG GAATGAATATGAGTATGAGATTATTACAAAGATAGTTAAAGAAGTATCGAACAAGATAAATCGTACTCCTTTACATGTTGCGGATTACCCGGTTGGAATAGAGTCTCGATTGCTACAAATAAAATCACTTCTGGATGTTGGTTCCAATGATGCGGTCTGCTTGGTCGGGATTTATGGGATGGGAGGGTCGGGTAAAACAACACTTGCACaagcaatttataattttattgccGATCAATTTGAATGTTTGTGTTTTCTTCATAATGTGAGAGAAATTTCAGCTAAACATGGCTTAGAAGATCTCCAAGAAAAACTCCTTTCTAAAACAGTTGGTTTGAGCGTTAAGTTTGGACATGTAAGTGAAGGAATACCAATAATAAAGGAAAGGCTACGACTAAAGAAGGTTCTTTTGATTCTCGATGACGTTGATGAACTAAAACAGTTGAAGGTTTTGGCTGGAGACCCTAATTGGCTTGGTCATGGTAGTCGGGTTGTCGTTACAACTCGAGACAAACATTTGCTAGCATGTCATGGGattgagagaacttatgaacTAGATGGGTTAAATAAGGAAGAAGCTCTAGAGTTGCTGAAATGGAAggcatttaaaaataataaagttgaTTCAAGTTATGAGCACATTTTAAACCGTGCAGTTACTTATGCCTCTGGCCTTCCATTGGCTTTAGAAGTAGTTGGTTCTAGCTTGTTTGGAAAGCATAAAGATGAGTGGAAATCTACATTAGATCGGTATGAAAGGATTCCTCATAAAGAGGTCCTGAAGATACTTAAAGTGAGCTTTGATAGTTTGGAGAAAGATGAGCAAAGTGTTTTTCTCGACATTGCTTGTTGTTTCAGAGGATATATATTAGCAGAGGTTGAAGATATTCTCTATGCTCATTACGGTGAATGCATGAAATATCATATTAGAGTGTTGATCGAGAAATGTCTAATAAAGATTTATAGACAATGTGGTTGTACTTATGTGACATTACATGACTTGATAGAGGAGATGGGTAAAGAAATTGTTCGACAAGAATCACCAAAAGAGCCTGGGAAACGGAGTAGATTATGGTTCCATAAAGACATAGTCCAAGTTTTAGAAGAAAATTTG GGGACcagtaaaattgaaattatatatatggaATCCCCATTGTCTAAGGAAGAAGAAGTGGTAGAATGGAAAGGAGATGAATTAAAGAAGATGGAAAACCTCaaaacttttattattaaaagagGTCGCTTTTCCAAAGGTCTTGAGCATCTTCCAAATAATTTAAGAGTACTGGAATGGCGTAGTTATCCTTCACAAGATTCACCATCAATTTTTTGGCAGAAGAAACTTTCCATATGCAAGTTACGTGAAAGCTGCTTTACATCATTTGAATTGCATGATTCAATAAAG aaatttgtgaatatgagagagttAATTTTAGACCACTGTCAGTGCTTAATAAGAATACATAATGTATCCGGTCTCCCAAATTTAGAAacattttcatttcaatgttGTAAGAATTTAATTACAGTACACAATTCTGTTGGGTTATTAAATAAACTCAAAATCTTGAATGCTAAGCGTTGCAGCAAGCTCACAAGTTTTCCACCAATGAAGCTCACCTCTCTTCATGAATTGGAGCTTTCTTATTGTACGAGTCTCAAAAGTTTTCCTGAAATATTAGGAGAGATTAAAAATGTAACACGGATTCTTTTGAGGGGCACTTTCATAGAAGAACTCCCATATTCATTTCGAAATCTCTCTGGGCTTCATAGGTTACTAATATGGGGTAGTAGAAATGTTAGGTTACCATTTGGCATTCTAATGATGCCCAATTTGGCACGTATTGAAGCTTATGGATGTCTCTTATTTCAAAAAGACAATGATAAACTATGTTCTACTACGATGTCTTCGTGCGTACAGTTTCTTCGGTGCAAGTTGTCAGTGGAATTTCTTCCGATAGTTCTCAGTCAAATTACTAATGTGAAAGATTTAGTCCTATCAGGGAGTAATTTTACAATCCTTCCGGAATGCCTCAAAGAATGCAACTTTTTACAGAGCCTTGAATTGGATAATTGTAAGTCTCTTCAAGAAATTAGGGGGATTCCGCCAAATTTAAAACATGTGTCTGCATTGCGCTGTGAATCTCTGACTTACTTGTGTAGATGGAAGCTACTGAATcag GAACTGCATGAGGCTGGAAGCACAGATTTTCGTTGGGCAGGAACAGAAAGGATTCCAGAGTGGTTTGAGCACCAAAGCAAGGGACCATCAATTACTTTCTGGTTTCGTGAAAAGTTCCCTTCCATGGCTATCTTCTTTGCTACTAAATCCATAAATAACAAGCTCCCTGACAGTCACTTTCTTTCGTTAAGAGTCAATGGCGTTGCATGGGCTCTTGATCATCGATGGAACAGAACAAATAAATATCATCCTACTTTAATCGAGGTGAAACCGGACCATACTTATCTACTGGATATGCAATTGCAAGACAAAGAACTCAATTATAATTTGGATGAAGCACTTTCAAAAGATGAATGGATCCGTGTAGAGGTTAGGTGTGATGGCTCGATGATGAAGTCACTCCTTACAAATTGTGGAATTCATGTATTCAAGCAGAAAAGCAGCATGAATGATATTCGATTCACTGATCCTTACAAACTAAATTCCGAAGTTGTTCAAGCTTCTTGGATTTAG
- the LOC11408985 gene encoding putative disease resistance protein At4g11170 isoform X1, giving the protein MDLEEYMLCAHYGQCMKYHIGVLVKKSLLKICPRGYVTLHDLIEDMGKEIVRQESPKEPGKRNRLWFYEDIFQVLEGNSGTSQIEIIHLDFALPEEIVEWKGDEFKKMKNLKTLVVKTSFFFNPHVHLPNSLRVLEWHAFPLHEIQSDFLPKNISLCKLPNSGLTSFKLANSLKERGYHLLPNQSDKPSPMVSTNVQSLVHRKCNRTDESFPIILKWFANMTHLDLLKSNFTILPECLQEIRWFPPNLKCLSALNCKSSSSSCRNMLLNQGTSRIEIICMDYLSLDVGDVKVAWKGDAFKKTKNLKTLIIKSGFFPKDPGHLPNNLRFLEWHRYPSHEVCLNHLSHLPH; this is encoded by the exons ATGGACCTGGAGGAATATATGTTATGTGCTCATTATGGTCAATGCATGAAATATCATATTGGAGTGTTGGTTAAAAAATCTCTTCTAAAAATTTGTCCTCGGGGTTATGTAACATTACATGACTTGATAGAAGACATGGGTAAAGAAATTGTACGACAAGAATCACCAAAAGAGCCTGGGAAGCGCAACAGGTTGTGGTTCTATGAAGATATATTTCAAGTTTTAGAAGGAAATTCA GGGACAAGTCAGATTGAAATTATACATTTGGATTTTGCATTACCTGAAGAAATAGTAGAATGGAAAGGAGATGAATTCAAGAAGATGAAAAACCTCAAAACACTTGTTGTTAAAACTAGTTTCTTTTTCAACCCTCATGTACATCTTCCAAATAGTTTAAGAGTATTGGAATGGCATGCATTTCCTTTACATGAAATACAATCTGATTTTCTTCCAAAGAATATTTCCTTATGCAAGTTACCAAACAGTGGCCTTACATCATTTAAGTTGGCTAACTCTTTGAAGGAAAGG GGTTATCATCTGTTGCCAAACCAGAGTGATAAACCAAGTCCCATGGTGTCCACAAATGTACAATCTCTTGTGCATAGAAAATGCAACCGAACAGATGAATCTTTTCCAATAATTCTCAAGTGGTTTGCCAATATGACACACTTAGACTTATTGAAGAGTAATTTCACAATTCTTCCGGAATGTCTTCAAGAAATTAGATGGTTTCCGCCAAATTTAAAATGCTTGTCTGCATTGAATTGTAAATCATCAAGTTCCTCATGTAGAAACATGCTACTGAATcag GGAACAAGCAGAATTGAAATTATATGTATGGATTACCTGTCATTGGATGTTGGAGACGTAAAAGTAGCATGGAAAGGAGATGCgttcaagaaaacaaaaaacctCAAAACTTTGATCATTAAAAGTGGCTTCTTTCCCAAAGATCCCGGACATCTTCCAAATAATTTGAGATTTCTAGAATGGCATAGATATCCTTCACATGAAGTTTGCTTAAATCATTTGAGTCACCTTCCTCATTGA
- the LOC11408985 gene encoding probable WRKY transcription factor 19 isoform X2: protein MDLEEYMLCAHYGQCMKYHIGVLVKKSLLKICPRGYVTLHDLIEDMGKEIVRQESPKEPGKRNRLWFYEDIFQVLEGNSGTSQIEIIHLDFALPEEIVEWKGDEFKKMKNLKTLVVKTSFFFNPHVHLPNSLRVLEWHAFPLHEIQSDFLPKNISLCKLPNSGLTSFKLANSLKERMFIGMTVLGLDDSKCLTEITDISGLQNLKEFSFERCNNLLTIHDSIGFLNKLKILNAHKKITIIYDYMDLECFLGYQVIF from the exons ATGGACCTGGAGGAATATATGTTATGTGCTCATTATGGTCAATGCATGAAATATCATATTGGAGTGTTGGTTAAAAAATCTCTTCTAAAAATTTGTCCTCGGGGTTATGTAACATTACATGACTTGATAGAAGACATGGGTAAAGAAATTGTACGACAAGAATCACCAAAAGAGCCTGGGAAGCGCAACAGGTTGTGGTTCTATGAAGATATATTTCAAGTTTTAGAAGGAAATTCA GGGACAAGTCAGATTGAAATTATACATTTGGATTTTGCATTACCTGAAGAAATAGTAGAATGGAAAGGAGATGAATTCAAGAAGATGAAAAACCTCAAAACACTTGTTGTTAAAACTAGTTTCTTTTTCAACCCTCATGTACATCTTCCAAATAGTTTAAGAGTATTGGAATGGCATGCATTTCCTTTACATGAAATACAATCTGATTTTCTTCCAAAGAATATTTCCTTATGCAAGTTACCAAACAGTGGCCTTACATCATTTAAGTTGGCTAACTCTTTGAAGGAAAGG ATGTTCATAGGTATGACAGTTTTAGGTTTAGACGATTCTAAATGTTTAACAGAAATAACTGACATATCTGGTCTCCaaaatttgaaggaattttCATTTGAAAGATGTAATAATCTACTTACGATTCATGATTCTATTGGGTTCCTGAATAAGCTTAAAATCTTGAACGctcataaaaaaattaccatAATTTACGACTACATGGATTTGGAATGTTTCTTAGGTTACCAAGTAATATTCTGA